Proteins from a genomic interval of Lolium perenne isolate Kyuss_39 chromosome 1, Kyuss_2.0, whole genome shotgun sequence:
- the LOC127307211 gene encoding uncharacterized protein — MRGGGGAGDKPPANGMHGGAAHGASGGVKAKSSFIYGILLYVVLPVLFMYMVIVAISPIYNPRCSPEGAGAMVHFVVANPNASSSNSSTMSPPPPMVSADEAPTGLRHIVFGIGASSALWESRKEYIKLWWRPGRMRGFVWMDKPVDEFYSKSSRTGLPAIMVSSDTSKFPYTHGAGSRSALRISRIVSESYRLGLPGVRWFVMGDDDTVFLPENLVHVLSRYDHTQPYYIGSPSESHIQNLIFSYGMAFGGGGFAISRALAEELAKMQDGCLHRYPALYGSDDRIHACMSELGVPLTRHPGFHQCDLWGDVLGLLGAHPVAPLVTLHHLDFLEPVFPATPSRAGALRRLFDGPVRLDSAAVAQQSVCYDPEQQWTVSVSWGFAVMVVRGVLSPREMETPVRSFLNWYRRADYTAYSFNTRPVARQPCQKPHVYYMRESRMDRRRNETVTEYERHRVKQPPCRWRIADPAALLDHIVVHKKPDPDLWKRSPRRNCCKVLSSPKKGIDRSMTINVGMCREGEFAKV, encoded by the exons ATGAGGGGCGGAGGAGGGGCCGGAGACAAGCCTCCGGCCAACGGCATGCACGGCGGCGCGGCGCACGGTGCTTCCGGCGGTGTCAAGGCCAAGTCTTCCTTCATCTACGGCATCCTCCTCTACGTCGTCCTGCCCGTGCTATTCATGTACATGGTCATCGTGGCAATCTCGCCGATCTACAACCCGCGGTGCTCGCCGGAGGGCGCCGGCGCCATGGTGCATTTCGTGGTGGCCAACCCGAACGCCTCCTCGTCGAACAGCTCGACGATGTCCCCACCGCCGCCGATGGTGTCGGCGGATGAGGCGCCCACGGGGCTGCGGCACATCGTGTTCGGCATCGGCGCGTCGTCGGCGCTGTGGGAGAGCCGGAAGGAGTACATCAAGTTGTGGTGGCGGCCGGGGCGGATGCGCGGGTTCGTGTGGATGGACAAACCCGTGGATGAGTTCTACTCCAAGAGCTCGCGCACAGGGCTCCCGGCGATCATGGTGAGCTCGGACACGTCCAAGTTCCCCTACACCCACGGCGCGGGAAGCCGGTCGGCGCTGCGGATCTCGCGCATCGTGTCCGAGAGCTACCGCCTGGGCCTCCCTGGGGTGCGGTGGTTCGTGATGGGCGACGACGACACGGTGTTCCTCCCGGAGAACCTGGTGCACGTGCTGTCCCGGTACGACCACACGCAGCCGTACTACATCGGGTCGCCGTCGGAGAGCCACATCCAGAACCTCATCTTCTCGTACGGCATGGCGTTCGGCGGCGGCGGGTTCGCCATCAGCCGCGCGCTGGCGGAGGAGCTGGCGAAGATGCAGGACGGGTGCCTGCACCGGTACCCGGCGCTGTACGGCAGCGACGACCGCATCCACGCGTGCATGTCGGAGCTGGGCGTGCCGCTGACGCGGCACCCGGGGTTCCACCAGTGCGACCTGTGGGGCGACGTGCTGGGCCTCCTGGGCGCGCACCCGGTGGCGCCGCTGGTGACGCTGCACCACCTGGACTTCCTGGAGCCGGTGTTCCCGGCGACGCCGTCGCGGGCCGGGGCGCTGCGGAGGCTGTTCGACGGGCCCGTGCGGCTGGATTCGGCGGCGGTGGCGCAGCAGTCCGTATGCTACGACCCGGAGCAGCAGTGGACGGTGTCGGTGTCGTGGGGGTTCGCGGTGATGGTGGTGCGAGGTGTGCTGTCGCCGCGGGAGATGGAGACGCCGGTGCGGTCCTTCCTCAACTGGTACCGCCGCGCCGACTACACGGCCTACTCCTTCAACACGCGGCCCGTGGCGCGGCAGCCGTGCCAGAAGCCCCACGTGTACTACATGCGCGAGTCAAGGATGGACCGGCGCCGGAACGAGACGGTGACGGAGTACGAGCGCCACCGCGTGAAGCAGCCGCCGTGCcggtggcgcatcgccgaccccgccGCGCTACTCGACCACATCGTCGTCCACAAGAAGCCCGACCCCGACCTCTGGAAAAGG TCTCCAAGGAGGAATTGCTGCAAGGTGTTGTCGTCGCCGAAGAAGGGGATTGACAGGTCGATGACCATCAACGTCGGCATGTGCAGGGAGGGCGAGTTCGCCAAGGTTTAA